From the genome of Candidatus Sulfotelmatobacter sp.:
CCGATCGCAGCATTGCCGAAATCGCGCGCGAACTCTTCTCGTACGGCGACGGCTGCACCATGAGCGCCAAGAAGGACGGACTCGTCAACATCGGCGGGTTCCTCGCGCTCAACAACGGCGACTGGGCCGAGCGCATCACCAACCTGCTCATCCTGGTCGAGGGCTTCCCGACCTACGGAGGTCTGGCGGGCCGGGATCTCGAGGCCATGGCGCGCGGCCTCGACGAGGTTCTGGACGAGGACTACCTGGCTTTCCGAATCGGCCAGGTGGCACAGCTCGGCGACCAGCTCGATCGCGCCGGCGTGCCGATCGTGAAGCCGGTCGGCGGGCACGCGGTCTACATCGACGCGCGGCGCATGCTGCCGCACATTCCGCAGTCGCAGTTCCCGGGGCAGGCGCTGGTGGTGGCGCTCTACCGCGAGTTCGGCATCCGCGCCGTCGAGGTGGGCAGTCTGATGTTCGGCCACCGCGATGAATCGGGAGAAATGGTGTATCCCAGGCTCGAGCTGGTGCGACTGGCGATCCCGCGGCGCGTCTACACCACCGAGCACATGCGCTACGTCGCCGAATCGGTGATCCAGCTCTACCGTGAGGCCGACCGCATGAAAGGCCTGAAGCTCACCTACGAGGCACCGGTGCTCCGCCACTTCACCGCGCGCCTGGAAGAGGCCACCGAACCCGTACCCGCGGCCGCTCGCTGACTCTCGCCCCCACGGAGAAACCATGCCGCAGCTCAATCGCGGTTTCACGCTGACCTGGCTGGGCCACGGTACCTTCAAGCTGCGCACGCGCGGCGCGAAAACCGTGCTCGTCGATCCCTGGGTCGAGGGCAATCCCGCCTGCCCGCGCGACCAGAAAACGCTCGACGGGATCGACGTGATGGCGATCACTCATGGCCACGGCGATCATATGAGCGATGCCGTGACGCTGGCCAAGAAATTCAAGCCTTCGATCGTCTGCAACTTCGAGATCCATCTCTATCTGCAGAAGAAGGGCGTGTCGCAGTCGCTGCCGATGAATAAGGGCGGCACCCTGGAGGTCGAGGGCATCAAGTTCACCATGGTGCACGCGGCCCACTCGAGCGGCATCGAAGACGGTGGCCAGGTGATCTATGGCGGCGAAGCCTGCGGCTACGTCATCACGCTCGAAGACGGCACTCGCATTCTGTTTTGCGGCGACACCGGGCCGCACGCGGACATGCCGATGATCGCCGAGCTCTACCAGCCCGAGATCGCGATCGTGCCGATCGGTGACCTTTACACCATGGGGCCGCGCGAGGCGGCGTGGGCAGTGCGCGCGCTCGGCGCGAGATACGTGGTGCCCGCCCATCACAGCACCTTTCCGGCGCTGACCGGAACTCCCGAGATGTTGCGCGAGGAGCTGAAGAAGCTCGGGGTCAAGGCCGAAGTCGTGTCCATGAGGCCGGGGGAGAGCCTGAGCTAGGGCGCCTGCCCGGTTCAGTGTCGAGCATGAAAAATCGAACGCGTTGGAAACACGGGCTGCGCGTGGGACTGGCCGCGGTCCTGATGCTGCTGGCCGTCGAGGGCTGCGCCGGCAGCTCGCAGTCCACGCCGGTCCGCACTTCGAGCGGCGCAGTCGATCCCTACGCTCGCAAGGCACTGGAACTGACTCGCAACGTCCCGGGCAGCTCGATGGAGATCTCGCTGCGCGACAGCACCACCGTGGTCGGCCGATTCCAGGGCGTCGACCGGATGTCGAACGAGGACTACCAACGCCGCTGCGACCAATTTCGCGCCGCGAGCGACGATTCCGTGCCGTTCCCGGCGCCCGGTCACGACGTGCTGGTCTACTTCAGCGATTCCAAGTCGGGGACTTTTCACCTCGAGGGCTTCGGGATGCGTAGCCTCGAAGTGCGCGGCCCGAACGGCCGCGACATCGTGCCGATCGAGTTCGAGACGTTCCGCGACCTGAGCGACATGCGCGCGACGTTGTGGCCCAGCCGGCTGCTTGCCGAGATGGCCGACCACGGGCAGCTGCCGACCGCGTCGCAGGTCGAAATCGACACCAAGTCAGGCCGGCGCTCGATTCCGCTCGACCGCATCCAGAGCACGGAAGCGCGCCGCTCGGTCGGCGGTCGGCTGATCGGCACGCTGCTGGCGCTCGCGACCGCAGGTGTGATCGTGGTCGCGGCCTACCTCACCAACACGCGAAAATAGATCGAGAAGGGACCGACGGTGGCCGCCATGCATGCCGACGCGGGTTGGATCCGGTGGGTTCGCGTCGGCGCGGCGGCGCTGCTGCTCGGCGTTCAGCTCGACGGTTGCGCAGGCATGGGCGAGCCGCGCTCGATCAGCACGCCCAACAACACCGACTCGAAGACGCCGATGGCCTACCAGCTCAGTCGCGCGACCGGCGGGGAGACGATCCTGGTCACCCTGCGCGACGCCGTACCGATTTCGGGCAAGTTCCGGGAGATCCGACGCATGGGATCTGACGAGTACGCGCGGCACGTCGAGGAGTTCCGTCAAGCGCTCGGCGACACGCTGGCGTGGCCGAGTCCCGGCGCCCCGGTGATCCTGATCCGGCCGCGCGCCAACGAGAAGGTCGCCTGGCTCGAAGGCTACGGCGTCGGGTGTCTCGAGCTGCGGTCGAAGCCGGGCGCGGAGCTCCAGACCGAGGCATTCGAACGGTTCGAATCGGTCCGAGACTCGGCGGGTCGTGTCTGGGGCAGCGATTCACTGGCGGCGCTCTGGAACCGCGGCCGGCTTCCCATTTCCTCCGCTCTGGTGGTCGAGACCCCGCAGGGCAGCGACTCGATCGCGATCGATCGGATTCAGAACGTTCAGGTGCTGTCCTCGGGCGGGCAGTGGGTCACGGCCGTGCTGGTCTCGGTAGGAATCGCGGTGGCGGTGATCCTGGTGGTCGCCAGCAACTCGCATCCCCACGACGACTGCCCGTCCGGCCCCGCGCCGGCCTACATGGAGCGGCAGGTGGCCGCCCAGCATCCGGAGCTGCTCCGGCGCGAGCCGCGTCGCCCGGCGACACGCTAGGGCATCAGCGCCGCCAGCATGTCGTAAACGCCGTGCGCGATCATTGCGGCGGTGGTGCTGGTGCGCTTGCGGACCACGCCGAGCAGGATGCCGAGAGCGAAGATCACGATCATTCCGAACCACGAGTACTGGACGTGCAGCGCCGCGAAGCAGGCCGCGGTCAACACGATGCCGAGCTTCGGCTGAAGCGCGCCGCGCATGGTGATCTCTTCGCCGATCCCGGCGCTGAAACCGAGCAGAACGATGGTCCACGGCCTCATCCCCGAGGCCATCGCCTCGGTCATGCGGTGATCGAGCTTCCAGCTATCGGGGAAGTAACGTTGCTGGAACCACTCGCTCCCCACGTTGAGCGCGGAGAGCATGCCGACCGCGATCGCCGCCGCGACGATGTCGGCGGCCCGCGGCCAGCGAAGCCCGAGTCGCGCCGCCGACTCGCGCAGATCGCGGCGCACCAGCCAGCCGACCCCGGCGAACGCCAGCAGTACGTAGCCGATCAGTCCCCCGCCGAGACCGGCGCGCTCGAG
Proteins encoded in this window:
- a CDS encoding tryptophanase; protein product: MRFPAEPFRIKVVEPLRRVSREERERLIRAAGLNIFAVPADSIYVDLLTDSGTSAMSDNQWAGLMVGDESYAGSKNFFRFAEAVRRIFGYRNVIPTHQGRMAENLLFSTMLKPGDIVPNNIHFDTTRANVEHQRAEALDLVIDEGLDPQALHPFKGNLDPDKLERLLAEKRDRIPMVMVTVTNNSGGGQPVSIGNVREVREVCNRHGVPLIFDACRFAENCWFIKQREAGYSDRSIAEIARELFSYGDGCTMSAKKDGLVNIGGFLALNNGDWAERITNLLILVEGFPTYGGLAGRDLEAMARGLDEVLDEDYLAFRIGQVAQLGDQLDRAGVPIVKPVGGHAVYIDARRMLPHIPQSQFPGQALVVALYREFGIRAVEVGSLMFGHRDESGEMVYPRLELVRLAIPRRVYTTEHMRYVAESVIQLYREADRMKGLKLTYEAPVLRHFTARLEEATEPVPAAAR
- a CDS encoding metal-dependent hydrolase, with amino-acid sequence MPQLNRGFTLTWLGHGTFKLRTRGAKTVLVDPWVEGNPACPRDQKTLDGIDVMAITHGHGDHMSDAVTLAKKFKPSIVCNFEIHLYLQKKGVSQSLPMNKGGTLEVEGIKFTMVHAAHSSGIEDGGQVIYGGEACGYVITLEDGTRILFCGDTGPHADMPMIAELYQPEIAIVPIGDLYTMGPREAAWAVRALGARYVVPAHHSTFPALTGTPEMLREELKKLGVKAEVVSMRPGESLS